The genomic segment aataggagTGACGTGAGCTCGATTACTACTAAATTTTATAATGAGTGGATGATAATGTGACAAGGCTGTGGGAAAATGAAGAAAACACAGGATGATGATGATCGTTAGATTTTTTTCAGATCAACCGGCATATCCGACACTTACCCGACCGTCGAGCATGCACCCCTatttaacacttttttttttgtcaactgcaCCCCTATTTAACACACTCTGGCCGAACTACCACAGCtgataataaaatctatattttagtttaatactagtatataactaaaaaaaagtatattcaGATCCAACGGCTAAGATCTGTTTCCAAGTGCTCTCGCTAAAGAAAGTGGGCCCCACCAAGCTCATAGAAGTCCACTTCAGATTATAAAATTCAGTCATATTCGAACTACCAGAACTGCCCCTTTTTAGAGAAATTGTATTACGCAATCATAGAAGCATGAAAAAATTTGTGTTCTTTTTCCATAATAGCAAATAAAATTGTAAGAAGgtaggacaaaaaaaaaaagttaaaagagcAGAAATCAGAAAAAACGAAGGAAGTATGTAATTACAGTTTAgacttgaaaacataaatatttttatatacattaacgTTAGATGAAGAGAGGGTAAAAGGGTCATTTAAGAAGATTGCTTGCGGTATAAAAGAGCGCGCTTCTTGAAGCGTATGAGTTTAGCAAAGCCAAAGGCCAAgagaaactctctctctctctctctctctctctctgaatttATTTGAGATGTAATGATCGGTTAAACTATAatttcgaaaagaaaaaaaaaaaggtcttGTCTGGTTCCCTCTGGGTGTAATTGCTGTTTTGATGATGGGATTTTGCATCTGTCCGTTGGAGTCTCCGGCTAGATTACTATGGAGTACAAGCTTCTTTCGTCataagatcatcatcttctAATCCCCTTTAGCTTCATCGGTCTTTCTCTTTACTTTGAACCcaatcctctctctctcagtttctctgttttctttgtatttttcttgTCTGGTTAAATCGAGATGGAATCCAATTCGTTTTTCTTCGATCCTTCTGCCGCCCATGGCAACATGTTCTTCTTCCAAGGAGCAAGATCGATGATGAACATGGAGGAATCATCAAAGCGAAGGCCCTTCTTTTGCTCCCACGAGGATCTTTACGACGACGATGACTATAACGACGACCACACACCCGACAAAAAGCGTCGCCTCACTACCCAACAGGTGCATCTGCTGGAGAAAAGCTTCGAGACCGAGAACAAGCTGGAGCCAGAGCGCAAGACTGAGCTTGCTAAGAAGCTTGGTCTTCAGCCAAGGCAAGTTGCTGTCTGGTTTCAAAACCGACGTGCTCGTTGGAAAACAAAGCAGCtcgagagagacttcagtctcCTCAAATCTTCTTACGACCAACTCCTCTCTAACTACGACTCCATCCTCAACGACAACCATCTCCTCAGATCCCAGGTCTTTCTATTTACCCttgatttggaaaaaaaaaaataatatctaaaattaaatattagcGAATCTATATTTATGCCTTATTGGTCCAAAGTAGAAAAGCATCAAATGTTAAAAGGATAtgcttttccttttctttttcttttcttatcacACAACAGAAAGAGACTTTGGGAATCAAATCAATCATATacgaatttaaaattttaataatatctcCTTATGGTAGGTTGCTTGTGTTGACCCCCTTTGTGTGTGATTAATAAAAGAGAAGTAagaatctttttcttcttttttttttacagatgACTTCCCTGGCAGAGAAGCTCCAAGCCAAAGAAGAGGCAACTAAGGAGCCATCGGGTCAAGTGCCCGAAGCAAACCCCCAGCAGCAGCTTGATTCGGTGAACATGAACCATATCGAACCATCGCCAATCAAAACAGAGGACCGGTTGAGTTCAGGGAGTACGGTACTAGACGAAGAAGACGCTCCTCAACTACTAGACAGCTGTGACTCTTACTTCCCAAGTATCGTACCCATCCACCAACTGGAGGAACATAACAACAACGGGAGTGATAATGACCGGAGCTGTTTCGTTGTTGACGTATTTGGGGCCACCACTTCGCCGCCGCACGGTCACGGTGAATCACTAGGATTCTGGGGCTGGACGTGAAAGCTAAATGCAAAACacaattatgtatttttatatcttgtgtgtgttttctttttaaaatacagCATTGTTTGTTTCCATGTTGACGTAACGCTGCATAATTTGTGCCTTTGTGGACCGGTGGAGTGACCCAAATCCACGGTATTGAATTATTGATCggttatatataaatgttatcaTTGTGAAACGTACGAatctatattctattttttttttaagtccaaaggtaaaaataattttattgattCGATGAATTCACTGGCTATTGTACCCACTGGAAactataagaagaagaaagattgaagCCCTCTCATAATCATCCATTCACTGTTTATAGAGCGAGAGAAAGATTTATAAAGAATCGAAGTTTCCTTTCTAAAAAATTCATCAATCAGCTCATGTCTAAAAAAGCGGCTTTAATACTACTACTAGTAGTTAAATTCCAGAGACATTAGTTTTGTcttctacatatatatatgtatgtgtacGTACGTACACACATACTCTCTCCGCTCATCCACCTgttagaccccactttcaagtCCTGACTATTCTTTGATGAACCACCAAACCAGATCTCTAACATCCCCAACTTACAGCTTTGCTTCCAGACCGAAACATTCCCTATATCTACTACACATACACATATTGATTGGCTCCACTTTGATTAAAAACAAAAGCCACCATTTCCGCTGAAGCTTTTCTACTTGTGTGGTTTCAAGTAAATTGTTATGATCCCTCAGGTTCTTTCCTTTTCTTACCGGACCTTCTGTTAGCTCTGCTGCTTCTTTCTTGTGTATCAGTTACAGCTTGTGACTTCTGCTCTTGTAAGCCTATCTCCTTTGTCTCATCCATAGGATCTGATTCAGTTATGCTTTTATCGTACATAATCGCTGCATCGAGGGAGAAGATGTGAAGGGATAGCGCAGAGAGTGTCGAGATTTTAACTGCCGCTGATAGAGAAGACCAGTACCACCATTCATTTTTCAAGTACTCCGTCTTTATCATGTCTTCTACCACAATTGCTGCCTGAACCAACTGAATATCAAATGTCAAAAAGGCATACACATTAGCAAATCCAGATTACATATGGTATTAGATAGAGAGGagtaaaaagaatataaatatataagaactaAACCTCGAAAATGCTTTGTGCCGATTTAACAAAAGCACGCCAAGCTCGTCTACGATCTGGATGTGATTTCGATGGTCTTAAAGCTTCTTCAGGTAGTGCCACATCCATATCAAGCAAGTTGGTTTTAAGGAACCTGAAAACCTGCAAAGCTTTGCCAGTAACACGTTTCAAAGACGCCTGTGGAACCACACAGTAGCCTTTTAACCCACTGCCTGTAGAGTTTTTGTTCTTTTCCTCTGAGTTGCCAAATCCCACTCCATTCAGTTTGTTCAGCGGACTGCCAAGATCATTTGTGACCGATCTGTCCAATGATTCAGAATTCAAGTCTTCACCATTGGCTTCAGAACCAGTAAACATCACCTGATCCCCTGAATCACCACCATCTAGCTTACTGCCAGTGGCCGATATGAGCATTGAGTCGTTAAAATGAATAGATGGCAACGAAAGAAATGTTGGACTTCCATTTGAACTGATCAGACCAATCTCGTTAACCAAATCTCTGTTAGAATCCTTTGTCACAAACTTGGAGCAGATATCCCCAAAATGATATGGGGAAATAGATTCTTCTTCTTGGTATCTTATCAGCCCAGAATCAAGTTCAGAAACATTGGATATTTCAGCTTTATCTTTGCCAGCGCTAGACTTTACACTAAGATAATCGGATTTCAGGCTTTCTTTTGCTTTTGAAGAATCATACTTTTCTTTGCCTTCTTCAGTTGCTAATGAATATGGAACACACTTACTCTCGGCGTGCTCCTCAAATTCATCATCACTTGCAAATGTTTTGTGGCATACGAGGCAGTGAATCATGGATGGCAAAATGGATTCCAAGCATTCGCATCTACACAGTTTCTCTCGCTCTGCAAACTTTGTCTTCTTCCCCCGTTTTTTATAGGTTTCGATCTCTAGTTTGATGCATGGACCATATCTTTTCTCCATTGACATGGCAGCCTTCGTCACAAGATTCCCAGGCAATGTTGGGGAGGACGAATTCTCAGCTTGTTTGATTTCCCTTTTAAGATCCCCAAATCGTAACCTTTTCCAGCACAAAATAGACTCTCTCAAGCCTCTTTCTTTTGGGTCATCATCATGAAGCCATAGGACAAGCTTGCTGATCTCCGCTTCAGTTTCATAATATGTCCAGGGTGAGACCATTAATCTTCCATGGTCAACGGCATGGAGAAATGGGGAGGGAACTTTTGAACCTGTCAAGTCAACTTGTACAGATTTCTGCAACGACATGCTTCCATCAACCAAAATACGAGGATGTTCTTCCGCGAAGTAGCAACCCCAATATAGACGACCACTAGCATCACTTCCCAGAAAGTCTCTTCGTATAGATTGCCTTAGAATCTGTGATTCAATGCTTCCGATTGATTGCTGCAGATTCTGTATTTCATTACTAGTGGCATTCAAATCCTGTTGACAAGCCTGCAATTCTTGGGAAGCCACAGAAGATGCATCATGTGCTGTCTTCAATTCCACCGCATTGGGTTTTATAGTGTGTGTTTCATGGTTCCTTCCAGCTGATTTGTCCAAGGTCTCTGTAGTATCTTCTCTTTCACAAGACATATGATCCGTTACCTCTATTGGCGACTCGTTCCTTCCAGGGGATGTAACTTTTTCGGGGGTGGGAATTTTGTTCTCTCTCGAAATGACATTTGACTCTCCAGTCTGAGCATCTGTCTCAAGCGGAGCTTTTCCCTGATTATTGTTAAGAAACGCAGCAGAGGAAGCGTCATCATCATGAGGAACCCTGTCTCCAACACTCTCCTGTTGTTGATTACATCCACGGTAGTCTGCAAAGCTACTTGAATTTTGTGGTTCGCCCATTTCCTTTAGAATACTAGGTTCAACCTTTGCGAGTTTAGCCGTCAGAAACTCCTGCCGCATTTTTGTGTTTTTCCATTCTGAGGAAAGAGAGCGCAACTTCTGCTGCATTTCAATTAAGGCTTCGGCACACTGCTCGAGGTGTTGATGAACAAGGGATGAGCTAAGCAGTTCATCGCATAGAAGCTTAAGCAGCAGGATTCTCTGcattaaaacaaaaagacaTTGACCAGATTACCAACAGCAGCAGGTCCATATGCTTGTACtagttttaagaaaaagagagctacaaaatagttttttcgCAGTGTCATTTGACTCAATTTAACCGGAATTCTATACggtagaaaaataaatatctaaagaCTTCCTTCCTTCGAAAAATACCTTAAATCCacatgaaaatataatcatgatTCAATTTAACCGGAATTCTATAATTGTCGTAAAACATAAGCTAAGGATTACaacatgaaaatataatcatgatATTCATCTTCAAAAAGAGAAGTAAAAGGTGAAACATTTCAAATGAATGACCAATAATGAGAGAAGAGGTTCAAAACTTACCTCCTCAGCACTGAACTCCCAGTAGTCTTTTCCTTCCATCACATCTACCAAGCGAGCAGTTGTTTCCATAGAACCTCGGGTAAGTTCCCCCTGATACTTTCTACCTTTCCGCCGTCTGACTAGTTTGTTCGATTCCAAAGCATCCTGAGCCATGCCCTTGGCAATGACACATGAGGGACAATACCAATTTCCATCTGGAATTCTAATAAGAGGGGGATTCAAACAATATGTGTGGTACTCCGCATCGCACGTATCACACAAGAGAACACTGTCATCATCTTTGTCAACGCCACATATTTTACATACCCCCTCATCCCACGGGGCCTTGGGAAGCTTATTTACTGAAACAACAATGTCCTTAATTTCCTTCCTCATCTCTGCACTTAGACATTCCAATTTTCTGTAGTCCATAAGTTTCTGAACAAGAGGTAGAACCTATAccagcaaaaaaataaaaggctTGAAACTTGAGAACAGAATTGCACTCGACATTGCAAATATTTTCATAGAAAGAGGATACCATGCATACACCTCCTAGAAACTGAAAGGCAACACACAAAAGGAAAAACCCTTTGAAAGCATCTAACTCTGATCTCAAAGGCCTATAACTTTCAAAAATGATAAGccttaacaaaatttgtttgatGGGACTGTCTCGACCATTTGACTTCAAGAGGCTAACTAAGCTGTGAACATATCACGTTCTAGAGCATAgcagaaaaaggagaaaaagacAAACCTCAGCTTCGTACAGTGACTTAAATTTTTCCGACAATGTTTCAACCAGTTCTAAAGAATCGGGCTGATCCGCATACATAACACGTAAACAACTCCACAGCTGCAAATCAGAAAGTGAAAATTAGCATGTCATCCATGAAACAAGATAAAGTTGCATGCATACCATCacaacaaattttaaaaaataagtcaAGCATGTACTGTAGGACTCAATTGCTTCGATTTCTAATCATAGCTAAAACTTTATCCAACAGCTGAGCAGCTAATTTCTGGGTGTTCAACACTTTACATTCATGCATCTAAATGAATAGTGTGAAACTTACAGCACAAAGATGCAATACCGAAATGGGAAATATATCACTTCAATAAACTAGCTCTCATATCGCACAGAAAGCATCATGCCATCAATTGCACAAAAAAATCAGACAAAGAGGGAAAATCCTACCTCAAGAATATCCTCGAGAAAAGCTTCAGTTGATCCGTCATACGCACCAACAGCCAACCTCAAATCAACAGTTCTAAAGTCTAAGGGACGCGAAACCATTGCAGGTGATCCCAAGAGTCcgtcatcatcattatcattcAAATTCAGTAACTTTCGCCCCAATAAAGTGCAAAACACTTTATCCTCGTCTACAGCAGCAACATCACGCAACACAGCACGACATTTCTTCATAATGACATCAGATACACCAATAGACGTCCTCTTTTTGGTTCCTTTGACAGACTTCTGCACCATATCTCCACCTCGAACTTCGGCTAGCAACGAGAGCACAGCTTTCTGTATTCAGTAAAGGGAAATAATATCATATGTCATCAGACTGAGATACATCACCAGAAGAACAAGAGACAGAAAAGGGAATTCAAGAAAACAAGAAATTCCAATTTACGCAGTTCAAAATTTAATGTAAGCGTTGGTTTTAGAGATTGAACCTTTGTCGGTCCTGATGCATTGCCTTTATATACTTCTTTACTGATGGAATGCTCCAATATCTTCTTTGCCCACTCTGGTGGATTTCTCTCTAAAGCCTCATAGACACACTTTCTGATTCTAGTCCCAACATTTGTTGGAAGCTTTCTCACGGGTTCCAGAACCAGTGCCCACTCTGGAATATCACCATTGCAAGCGTTTGTCTCAGTAGCATCAAGGCCATCAGAATCATCATCTTCCACAGAGAGAACATCATTTTCTCTTGTCAAcgaaccaaatattttttttgtagccTCTGCAAGTAACTGAAGATAAATAGTTAATACGTACACGTAAGTTCAAAGGGCATTCTCTTTCTGTGAGAGTGGTTTAGGAACGTAAGTATTTTTCCTATAGCAAGCAATATTTCTTGCCCCAACACAAAGTAAATCGATTTTCGAGACTGTATAATAAAAGAGGACCTTCAGGATATTCAAGAGTAACAGAATATAAATGTCAAGATATAGAAGACATAGGAAACTTAACTACTCTAGAGTCTAGACTCACCTATAACTGGAACATATCTTTCTAATAAGCTCGGGAAAGATCAACCTGACTAATTTCGTGGAAGGTAAATGATAGAACATttgaaggaaaagaaaaacagtaaACAGGTTCCGAACGAGAAACTAAATTTGTGATCCCGTCAATCAGTAATACAAGCAAAATGTGTAACccagaaaataaatagaataacaACAAAAACATACCATTGAATCGGCTTCCATCCCAGCTACTCCTGTGAGTGAACCACAGAGCAAACCACCATCCCCTTGTAAGCAACGGAATACCTTACCACTTTCACGGGCAGCAATCTCTGCTGATTCGAGGTTCCCATTCATTGATAAAAGAGACAAAATGTACCTACGGGCCAATTCAGGCCATGTGAACTCGTTAACAGGAAGCATATGCAGCTTATTTTTTTTAGCAGAAAGTGTACTGTCATCCTTTTTCCGTCCCCGTCTAGATCTTGATTCTCCCGAATCAAAGTTTGGATCAACAAATGCAGCTACCTTGGATTGCAACTCACATATTAGCACTTGCAGAAGCGAAATGTGAGTCTTTGTTAGAAGTTCACCGAAGCACGGCCCACGAGAGGAATATGAAATGTTGAACCCGGTAGAATTCCCTGCTTTTGTCTCTTTTAGTACAGAAGCAGAGGTATTTTCAGAAGAAAAAGGTTGGCGAGATTCATCCAACAAAGACAAAATTTTACTAGCAGTGCAATCCTTATCACTAATGTTCATCTCACTTCTATGAACTTCTTTCCCATATTTATCAAGAAAGAAACCATCGAACAGTGGATTGACAATCTCCTGTTCAAGCTTCTCAGATGAGAAAGCCTCTCCCAAACCCAAAATTTCACGGAAACGCCAGAACACTTCAGATACCTGATcagccaaaaataaaaatgactgtTATCTATGTGTGGCAGGACCTAGTGAATGGAGGGGTACTTTGTAGATTacccatataataaaaatacatgtatgtACCTGAAGGAAGTCACCAACAACCCCAGGAGGAAGCCTCAAACACATTGGCCTCCCGGGAGGAGGGTGTGGATTGCTTAAACCATGACCAACATTTAGTTTATGCCTTTTGGCTTTCCGAGATATCTCATCAAGAACTTCTTCCCTGACATTTTCTCCACCTTTTGGTTTGACAACAAGCGCTCCTTCTGCTACAGTTACGGAAACAGAAGAACTTCTAGTCTTCAGAGACCTATAATTTGAACATGATTCGGCACCAGGCATACGTTCAATCATTTCCTGTACAAAATCTGCATCAAGTCCAAACCTGCTTTGATCAAGCCACCTTGACAAAACATCAACTAGAGATGCAATCTCGCTACTATCCTTTTCACCACGTGTAGCACTGTTAGGAGCCAAAGAACAGCAGAATCTTGACAAAGATAAAATCACATCGTCTTTCTCATTTACTGTATCCCAGTTGATTTCCCTTGTTTCTCTGTCAACATGCTTGCAACGAAAGTTCATGGAACCCTTGTGCTTTAGGACATTAAAACATGCATCAACAAGTTTTTGAGACACCTTTTTCCATGCAACAGACAATGAATCTTCTTCCACAACAATCTCGCCAATTTCTATCCCATGCTGCTGATTATAGGATAGAGTATTATTTAAGTCTAGTAGAGAAGGACCAACTTCCGAGCGCAGGCAATTGAATGTATTGGAGATATTCTTCTCCCGTAAACAAGACAATATATCATCTCCAAGAGGTGGGGATGGATCTGAAAGAAGGATCTCAACAGTGTCATCATTGTCTTGAATACTGTCTCTACGATCACCTCGTTTGTCAATGTTCTGTTCCACCATTTTGTCAATCTTTGGGCATGAGAAGACAGTCGATCCAACTGGAAGAAATGATGTAGAGCATGGTGACCTTGTAATCTTGAAAACAGGCCCAGAACAACCACCAGATACTTCACAAGTAAATAAAGACCCTGTGATTTTATCATGCCAGCAGGACTTATATCCTATTGGATAAATCATGTTGACATTGTGGTAAGACTGTCTTATGTCAATTCGTCCAAGCGACAGGACAAAGAAATCTTCAAATTGCATAGGAAGTCCTTtctgaaagtaaaaaaaacacaaacatgggggttaaaaaaaacaaaaacaaagagtaACCAGTAGAGAATCGAAGTTTACACTTACATTAGCTTCCTCACAACCACATCCATTATTCCCAGAGCTAAGAGATTCAACAGCCTGAAAAAGAGTATCAGAAGGGGGCATCGTATGACCACTATATGGAAAACGACTGAGCTGAGCACTCACTGAACTACCCTTTTGCTCAGGGAAATTGTTGTTTGGCCATCTTGATGTCTTTCTTCTCTTGGGCATATTCAATCTTTCTGGAGGAAGAGAAGTCTGATTCGTGATTTCAGCATCCATACAGCGATAGTTACCATTAGTAGCCAAGCCCAGATAAGAAGCAACATCTTGTATTGAACTAAATGTTTTCCCACTCGGGGCACAATACACTGCACAGAGATGATATCCATTTAAAGGTTGTTTAAATTCGACACGCCAACCATCTTCTAATACGACGCCGTGCCTTTCAGATATGAAATGCCTGAGATTTTGCAACAAGAGCTCGCTTGGATCCAAAGAGGGAAATCTGTTGCCCAGGTCTGATGGGAAGCCAAAACCTAACGTATGAGCTCTACCAGGAATCAGAAAGCTTGAATGTTCAAAAGTGTTCCCCATGCAAGAAGTGCTGGCCAGCATATGCTGCTTTCTGGAgaagcaaaaacaaaaggaaaccATCACTGCTTTTTACAATTTCTGCTAAGATCAAAGAACAGAAAAGCTAATAATAAACCCTAACGCAATAATAGTCGGGAAACCGAAGCACGGCAACGTACCTCGAATCTGATGTATCCTCGGCTCCGTAACCCTCGGCATCACTCGGCGGCGAGGCGTTCATATCGAGGATAAGCTTGGACTTCACCCCCAACGGCCACAGTTTGCTCCTCTCGCCACCGGTAACACAGTCGCTGCACATCCAATCGGCGGAAGGAGCAGCCTCCGCTCCGTCGCTAACACAGCACAGATGAAACCCTCGCTCACAAGCGTCGCAGACTACTACGAGCTCCATAGACTCCGGCCTTCCGCAGGCGCCGCACGCCGCATCCCGATCCGGCTCAGGAACCTCCGCGGGGGCTCCAGGCGCTGGGTCCGGGTTATCGTGAATTGACCTAACAACTTCAACGGGTTCGTACTCTCCGTCGTCGTCCTGGACAGCGCCGCCAGGAGTAACGACGCCGGCGGAAGGGATTTCGTTGAGATCGATGCCGAGAAAGGAGCGATTGTCTTCGTCGAGAGCGGCGCTCCTGCTCTCTCCGAGTTGCGGTTTCGTAGAATCAGTGAGTTCCATTATTCGATTAGGTTATTGAGATCGAGAGCATTGCCTTTTACACATTTGAAGAcggaagaaagaagaaagtgaGAGAAAGAGgttttcttatttaattttctcTCCCACTTTTCCCCAAGTTCTGTTTTCAGAGAgaacggaaaaaaaaaacacgtgaATTATCTTTAGCTTTTTTGTGTGCGTTTTAAACcctttttacttatttttcatttaattactCAAACAAATTCCCGAAAGTTGTAACCTTAACAACAAAGGTAAAATGAGTTTACTATTGTATTCGGCATATTTAATTCCATTTACGTAATTACATGATAGCAAGGCATAAATGTAAATTATGAAAAGGAAAACGTTACACTTTAAATTGTTGCTTTTATTTGGAATAGTATGTTACATGATAACACTACAATTTTGAGTGTGGGGTGGTTTTCTTGGTAAAACGTAAAGATGAGTAGGAAGCAATGGACCTTTAGTGGTCATTACTGTGTCAGAAGAAAGATAAAAGAACTTAAAACCATTGGCATTACGACGAAATTAACTCAAGGAAGATGGTGTAATGTACACGTTAATGATACTACTAATTGCTTTatctttactttttctttttaatactaAAGCTGTCAATTGTATATCAATCTGCAAATCATTTGGTACATCAATCTGAGATTGTGTCGGTTTAAAAGTGATGAGTAACTAAAAATTGACTAACCAGACGACCAACTGTTGAAATAGAAGCTGGCAGCTGCACACAAACCTAAAGCAGGAACGTTACAATTAGGTATCAGGAATcattatttatcaaattttccAACACACTGTCAACTACAGCTACCAGACCCGGTTAAGAAGAAAAGTCTACACCGTTGCGACAAATAGTTTGTATAACATGAGAAACAGGGGTTGTTTTATCCATGtacatgttcttttttttttcttggaacTTATGTCAATGTGTATATTCTCGTTCATTCATGTGCATGGAAACTATATATAAGAGTTGGGAGATAAACTGGTCCAAGCAGCTAAACACAAGTATTTATACATACAAGAGTTGGCTAGATTGTAGTTATCCCAATACTATATTGAATTTTTCTTATTAGCttttaaagttttcttttttttttgttggctgGCTTATGCAATATTTAATTTCATAACCATAGAGTGTTTATCCACCATGAATGAATGATTTTCAGTAGCAAGTAAAACAGTGTAAACTGAACTGGTTTCAGGCCATTCTGGTCATAACCTTTGGAAGAAGAAATTTTATATCTGTTGGGCTTTTTCAAGTTCATGTCCACTTCAGGCACAACAAGCAAAATCTTCATGGATTTGATTTTTGGACTCTTCTGCCTAATACTAATCAGAGTTTTAGGTtcttttatataatagatattatttgtctaaactttgGGGACTTTGTTTGCATTTACAAAAATATGTTTGTAACACGTATCTGTTTGCTCAGATAAGTTCTTCGTTTTAGCTGCATCTTCAAGCTGTATAGGAAAAAAAGGAGGAAGAATCAAAGGATATGTAACAAATAGAACAACACTCTCTTCGGATTAGAGTAAACCAGATGAAGACTGGTGTTAGTTAGTAGTGATTAACAATTCAAAGCTGTCGAAGTCGAACAATCTGTTGGCCAAATCAGTGAGAGGCTGCTTGTCTTGGGAGGCAGCAACAGAGATGAGATTGTTGAAATCGTAGAACAAGAAGGTGGATTTAAGCATCAAGTACTTTCTAACGTAGTTTAGGTATCGACAGCAAATCCCAGAGTGTCATCATCCGTCTTGGGAGCTGTACCGAGTCCGGTTCTTGAAACTGTGGTTTTCCCGCTCGATTTTGAGATTTTCATTGTCTCACTCACGTAAAGTTTTGGTGAGAGTGTTAAGGTCTAGGAAGTGAGCCATTGTAGACTTTGTAAGAGTAAGCTTTGCTCAGCTTTctgttcatgtttttttttatcacaaatatTTTATCTGAAGGAAGGGGGTGTTTCCGTCATTCAGTACTTTAACTGCGTGCTGTTCG from the Raphanus sativus cultivar WK10039 unplaced genomic scaffold, ASM80110v3 Scaffold0886, whole genome shotgun sequence genome contains:
- the LOC108811606 gene encoding homeobox-leucine zipper protein HAT5, giving the protein MESNSFFFDPSAAHGNMFFFQGARSMMNMEESSKRRPFFCSHEDLYDDDDYNDDHTPDKKRRLTTQQVHLLEKSFETENKLEPERKTELAKKLGLQPRQVAVWFQNRRARWKTKQLERDFSLLKSSYDQLLSNYDSILNDNHLLRSQMTSLAEKLQAKEEATKEPSGQVPEANPQQQLDSVNMNHIEPSPIKTEDRLSSGSTVLDEEDAPQLLDSCDSYFPSIVPIHQLEEHNNNGSDNDRSCFVVDVFGATTSPPHGHGESLGFWGWT